The stretch of DNA TCCTCTAGGCGAATAGTGGTATCAATACACGAGAAATTGAAGCAAATGAAGCTGTGATAACGAGGATTGGCACTGTCTACTAAACGCTTGTTACAACATCGCATTGGGTAGTCTTACAACCGACTCATGTGCGGCAGCGAACCCAAAgctttaaaaatcatttctaccAAACAAAGCTTAGATGCCGTTCAAACCTACAATTGGACCATTCAGAGTTTCAACGTTAAATGTTTTGAGTCGCTTGTAAAGTATATCCGCGGTGGCACCGGCGACCAATAAATGTTTTCAGTGTATATATGTTGTACATTGCAGCGACAACTCACCTGCGTTTCACCATATTTTCATTAGGTCGCATTATACACACAGTTGAAATGCGTGATATGACACACTTCAAGGACCAAAACGTCCTCATAGTCGGAAACAGTCGATCGGCTGTTGACACTTCTCTGCAGTTGTACAAGTACGGAGCAAACAGTATTATCATTTCCTATCGTCATTACAAAAAAGATCTGATATTGCCTGAAAATATTACTACAAGACCAATTCGGACTAAAGTCGTCGGGAAAActgttcatttcaaagatggaaCAACCGCTGATGTAGGTGTTATGTCTAACTGTCTCGATGCGAGTTATAATGTATGATTCTCAAAATCTAAATGCATTCGATCCTggctaaattcattttcttgtaGGTCGACACGATTATTCTAGCAACTGGGTACAAACACCACTACCCTTATATGGATAATGATCTGAAATTAAAAAGCGCAAATCTGTATTATCCTGATAATTTGTACAAGGGTATTTTGTGGATGAAAAGTGCCAATAATAGGCTGTTCTATATCGGTGCCCAAGATCAGATGTACACATTTACGATGTTCGACGCCCAAGCATTGTGGGCTCTACGAGTTATCATTGGCGACGTCAAATTACCTTCACGCGAAGCCATGCAAGCGGACATTAAATATTGGCGAGACAGGTTAATTTATCGCTGCATCTTCtgatatttgaatgattaGTTTTTGGATGATAATGTTTTTTCCTTGGTTTGTTATGTTGCAGAATGGAAGCGGGATTGTCACCGCCGAACTGTACATTTTACAGCATTCTCGAGTTCCAAACGGAATACACACTTGATGTAGCAGATGAAGCTAAATACGGCTATAATCTGGACGGCAGGGGAATTATGTTGAAATATCTACCACATTTGCTAGAAAAGCCATTCACTGACTCGAAGGACTTTCAGGCCCGTAGCAATGTAACTGGGAGAATAGCACCTCCACATCACACTCATTTCTTACAGAACTTCGATCTATCATTGCAATCATACCTTAATTCTAAATAACAAAATGTACGTACGTATCTAAAAATAGTGAGAGTTACCCTTCTTTTCAGTATGAATGAATTAGTTTTTATGTAGTAGAAGTAGATTACGGTTAGTGGATATTTCTCGTTGCTGTATCGTGGTCTGTAAGTAAATCCTTTTCAGTTTAATCATCgcgtttttcatatttcataagtTATGATATAATGGACGCTGCGCGTCGGCGAATGGTGTAGAAACAGACATGAATTTACGGCTAATAAACAAACGATGAAGTCGAGTTTACAGTGTCAACCGGCGACGATACCAGTCTGATAAATCCTTGATCTATGAAATTGGtccgaaatgaaaaaatgtacaaACTGATAAAAAAGTAGATGAATACTATATAACGCAGTACAAGGATCGCAATCTATCGCATACCCCTGAGAGATGCGATTCACAATCGACTGTATTTCAACGGTTAATCATTTGAATCGATTCTATTTAGATGTCCCGCCTTCGCAATGGACATGGACCATCCGTGTAACGTCGCAGCAACACTTAAGAAAAACCAGAAGAATCACTGTCACATGGTCGACTCGTTCATCATCAAAGAATCTTACCAATCGTGTTGTCAACCGCAGGTCGTCTGCAAGAAAAGCGGCAAATACAGAAACTATTTCGACGAGAAATCGTACGGAAAAGATAGTTCGAGATTGGAATGTGCCAAGCGGAATTCACATCCATGTCAAAAAAGCACAAGAAACACGACTAGTCGTGGTTGAAATATAAGCGTTAAATCGTCAGTTTTGCAACTTTcgattgaaattcaaatctaatttTGTCATCGTTGTTCAATCATTTATTATAATATTCGTTCCGTTACATTAGGAGAGAGGGTGGTAAGAATAGAATAGCGCCTTGATAACCGATAAATAGACTAATAGATACATAAGTACGGCTGTACAAACACTCTTTGCCTACAGACAGATTTCTGCAAAGTTCGTTTGTTACTTTGCGTGTCTTATGAAACTGATGCCGATCGTTTAAAGCTAGTTTTACCATTTTTGCCTGATTTCCACAACAAATGATTGAACGAGTAACAGTTGATTTCGTGCAGTCTGCACAGATTGGGACTCCTCCGATAATTTCCAAAACGGTAAGACATTTGTATGAAATTACCTTACACACTTTCCATACAAAATTGTAGATTCGGCCTCGCAATCATGAATGCGATAACCTACATTTGCTTGTTCCTATAAGTGTTGATATGAGTACAAGAACTAGTTTTTATCGAGGCTTAGATCACGAATCCTATCACGAATAATATCTACGGCTATTCGCGCTTCAATCCAATGCGTGTTCATCATAGAGTTCTTTTGAATCGGTTTCCATCCTTTAGAGACAGTCCTTTTGCAGTATTATGAGCTCCTCGAAGAAACGAGTTTGCGTCATCGGCGCTGGACCTTCTGGAATGAGTTTTCTGTGTCATTTGGAGAAACTTCGTCGTCTTGAAGGAGTCGATGTACCCGATGTAGTTTGCATTGAGAAACAAAGTAACTGGGGTGGATTGTGGAACACTACCACTTGGAGAACAGGTCCGTGAATTATCTTTTCGATATCCTTTTTGGTCGAATACGTACCTCTTACATAGAGGAACTAGTTCTAAAATATTGCAGAGTCTCCTTCCATATTTGAGAGCAGGAAGTTGTCCCCTGATTATTGTTTAATTCAGATAAAATAACCTGAGTGACTTGCGTAAACTATTTTATCGATCTGCTTTTTATCAGGTCTTGATGAGAATGGTGAAAATGTCCACAGTCCGATGTACAAACAGCTTATAACAAACATTCCGAAAGAATGTACATGTGAATTCCATGATTATTCATTTGAAGGACATTTCGGTAAACCAGTTCCATCATTCGTACCCAGGGAATTGATGTTCGACTATTTGAACGGTGAGAAAATGGTTGAATATCGGTTTACCATCTAAGTATAATCAGTTGATAATCTACTTCGTGAATAGtctgaaagaaaatgaaagattGGAAGCAAATTCACTGGTAAAAATTACCGATAGGATTGGATTAGTTAAAAAAGAATCGGGACCGacttttctgaaaataaatatctttATATCGCGTTTCCTTCTCAAAAAAGTATTTTCCTATAAGAAAATTGTTCAATATTATACTGTAGATTATACGTGAGTATGTctataatgtatatatgtttaaTTGTAGGTCGATGGAGCATGAAAAACGTGCGTCgtttcattaaatttgaaaCGGTAGCTCACACGGTTACATACAATCCGAACTCAGATGATTTTACGGTTGTGATGAGAGATGTGTCCAATGATTTATTGTTACGCGTTCAAACATTTGATTTCGTCATCAACGCGACCGGTCATTATTCATATCCAAATATACCTCATTACGAAGGATTTGAAACTTTCCCTGGTAAAGCTACCATTATTCGCTTACttcaattatttcagttgTTTGAAGCGATACCTGCTGAGAGATGATTTTTATCGTCTTTTTATTAGGTCGTATTCTACACACAGTTGAAATGCGTGATATGACACACTTTAAAGGCCAAAACGTCCTTATTATTGGAGGCAGTGCATCGGCAGATGACACTTCTCTGCAGCTGCACAAGTACGGAGCGAATAGTATCATCATTTCCTATCGTCATTACAAACAAGAACTGATagtacctgaaaatattactaCAAAACCTATTCTGACTAAAGTCATTGGGAAAActgttcatttcaaagatggaaCGACCGCTGATGTAGGTGTGATGTCTAACTCTCTCGAGTTATAATGTATGATTCTGTCAATCTAAATGTATTCAATATAGACTAAATTCCTTTTCAGGTCGACACGATCATTCTAGCAACTGGCTACAAACACCATTACCCTTATATGGACAACgatctgaaattgaaaagcGCAAATCTGTTTTATCCTGATAATTTGTACAAGGGTATTTTGTGGATGAAAAGTGCCAATAATAGGCTGTTCTATATCGGTGCCCAAGATCAGATGTACACATTTACGATGTTCGACGCCCAAGCTTTGTGGGCTCTACGAGTTATCAGTGGTGACGTCAAATTACCTTCACGCGAAGCCATGCAAGCGGACATTAAACATTGGCGAGATAGGTAAATTTTCGGTGCATCTACGATTTGAATGATTAGTTTTGGATGACAACGTTTTTTCCTCGGTTTGTTATATTGCAGAATGGAAGCGGAATTGTCACCGCCGAAATGTTCATTATACAACGTCCTTGAATTCCAAACGGAATATATACTTGATGTAGCAGATGAAGCTAAATACGGCTATAATCTGGACGGCCGAGAAAtgttattgaaatatctaccACATTTGCTAGAAAAGCCATACACTGACTCGAAGGACTTCCAGGCCCGTAGTATTGTAACTGGGAAAATAACACCCCCCCATCACACTCATTTCTTACAGAACTTCGACCTATCGTTGCAATCATACCTCAATTCTAAATAACAAAAACATCCAGAAATACATAGTCGGAGTGACCCTTCTTAGTATCGATCGGTTAGATTTTATCGCGAAGTAGATTACATGATGAAATATGATCgatattatcatttacaaataaattattcagttTATCTCTTGCGTTTCTCATATTCAATGCGTTGTGACATAATGGATGCTGCTTAGAAATAGTTAGAGTTACTTCTTTTCAGTATGGATGAATTCGTTTTTTATGTAGAAGTAGATTACGGGTTGTtagttgatattttttgttacTGTATCGTGGTCTGTAAATAGATCatattcagttatttcatgcatttttcatatttcatcataagtcataaattaaatataatggATGCTGCTGCTTGTTGGTGAATGAGAAACAGACACGAATTTATGGCTAATAAACAAACGATGATGTCGAGTTTATTGCGTCTACCGGTGACGATACAAGTAAGATAAGTTCTTGATCTATGAAATTGCACCGAAATAAAATAATGTACATACTGATAAAACGTAGATAAATACTATATAGGGCAGTGCAAGGATTGGAATCTATCTAAAAAATTGGCATGTAATAAAACCAGACAGATTTCCTCGAAGCTCAATTCACGCATTCTATGGTGAGGGCAGTACTATTCTTTCGAAATTGATATAAATCAACTTTTTGTCAACCTATTTTTGCTCATTTTATGCCTAGTTTATATGACATAATATAGCACCGAATCGTGTTCGTGCAGTCTACAGGAGATCTCTGATACTTTCCAAACGGTAAGAGAATTGAAGCAAGCTTACTttaatttttcagtaaaaattaAACTTTGTATATGTGAACCCAATTTTGACCGAAGgccttttttcaattggagTACGGACCTTTGGAGAAAAAAATGGAGAAgggaatgaattgaaaaatctgaagaaaaaaaatcctaTTGTAGGTTTTGAAATTGGAAGGGAAAAAGGGGAAAATAAGGAGATTTTTTTCCTGCTTTCGAGGTTTTCGTGCTTCAATCCATTACGTGTTCGTCAAAGGGTTCTTTTGAATCGTATGTTTCCATTCTATAGAGACAGTCGTATTACAGTAATATGAGCTCCTCGAAGAAACGAGTTTGCGTCATCGGCGCTGGACCTTCTGGAATGTGTTTTCTGTGTCAATTGGAGAAACTTCGTCTTGAAGGAGTCGATGTACCCGATGTAGTTTGCATTGAGAAACAAAGTAACTGGGGTGGATTGTGGAACTCTACCACTTGGAGAACAGGTCGGTGAATTATCGTTTTCATATCCTCTATTGGTCGAATACCTTATTGTTTATCTGTTTCATCATACATCCGACCTGTGGAACTCTGACCTGATTGAGAATCATTTGAATTCCCCTTCATCTGTAACGTGTCTAAACTAATTCAGGTCTCGATGAGAACGGCGAAAATGTCCACAGTCCGATGTACAAGCAGCTTGTTGCAAACAGCCCGAAAGAACTTTCGTTTGAGTTCCATGATTATTCTTTTGAAGAACATTTTGGTAAACCAGTTCCATCGTTTCTACCCAGAGAAGTAGTCTTCGACTATTTGAACGGTAAGAAACTGGTTGAAATTAGGTTTAGCACCTAAGTATAATCAGTTGATTAACTTCTGGGTTGCTGATGATTTACTCCGTGAATTGaatacaagaaaatgaaagaTTTTAGGAAAATTCACCGCTTAAAGTAACTGATAGGATTGAATTAGTTAAAAAAGAATCGGGTCGAACGTAACTGGAAATAAAAGAGTTAGCGTAATCTTAATTTGAGGTGTCCTGGGAATACAATTCAAAAGGTTTGGGCGACTTTGTTACGAATGTCCTTCTCAcaaaaaaaagtaatttccTATTAGAAAATTGTTCAATATTATACTGTAGATTACAcgtgaatatgtctataatgtatgtatatttaattgtaGGTCGATGGAACATGAAAAACGTGCGTCgtttcattaaatttgaaaCGGTAGCTCACACAGTTACATACAATCCGAACTCAGATGATTTTACGGTTGTGATGAGAGATGTGTCCATTGATTTATTGTTACCCGCTCAAACATTTGATTTCGTCATCAACGCCACCGGTCATTATTCATATCCAAATATACCTCATTACGAAGGATTCGAAACTTTCCCTGGTAAAGCTATACCATTGCttcaattatttcagttgTTTGAAGCGACACCTGCTTAAAGatgtttcattatttttctattagGTCGAATTCTGCATACAGTTGAAATGCGTGATATGACACACTTTAAAGACCAAAACGTTCTTATTATTGGGGGTAATTTCTCAGCAGATGATACTTCTCTGCAGTTGTACAAGTACGGAGCGAAagatatcatcatatcctaTCGTCATTACAAACTAGAACTGATagtacctgaaaatattactaCGAAACCTATTCCGACTAAAGTCGTCGGGAAAActgttcatttcaaagatggaaCAACCGCTGATGTAGGTGTAATGTCTAACTGTCTCGATGCGAGTTATAATGTATGATTCTGTTAATCtaaatgtattcaatattGACTAAATTGGTTTTCTTATAGGTCGACACGATTATTCTAGCAACTGGGTACAAACACCATTACCCTTATATGGATAATGATCTCAAATTGAAAAGCGCGAATCTGTTTTATCCTGATAATTTATACAAGGGTATTTTGTGGATGAAAAGTGCCAATAATAGGCTGTTCTATATCGGCGCTCAAGATATTCTGTATTCGTTTACGATGTTCGACGCCCAAGCTTTGTGGGCTCTACGAGTTATAATTGGTGACGTCAAATTACCTTCACGCGAAGCCATGCAAGCGGATATTAAACATTGGCGAGATAGGTAAATTTTCAGTGAATCTTCtaagatttaaatgtttagtTTTTGGACGATACTAATTTTCTTGGGCTCATATATTGCAGAATGGAAGCGGAATTGTCACCGCCGAAGCGTTCATTTTACAGCATTCTCGAGTTCCAAACGGAATACACACTTGATGTAGCAGATGAAGCTAAATACGGCTATAATCTGGACGGCCGAGAAATGATGTTGGAATATCTACCACATTTTCTAGAAAAGCCATACACGGGCTCGAAAGACTTCCAGGCCCGTAGTATCGTAACTGGGAAAATAGCACCCCTGCATCACACCGATTTCCTACAGAACTACGACCTATCGTTGCAATCATACCTCAATTCTAAATAACAAAAATGTCAAGAAATAGTTGAAGTTGCCCTTCTTTTGACAATGGATGAATTCGTCTTTATGTAGAAGTAGAAGTAGATTACGGTTAGCGAAATTCTCTCGTACTGTACGATGGTCGTTGCTAtcctttagaaaaaaatactaatgtataatgtcattacatgtattcagtttattaattgaatttacCATATTTCATAAGTTATGATATAATGGATGACACTGCTTGTTGATGAATGATGTAAAAACAGACATGAATTTACGGATAATTAACAAACGATGATATCGAGTTTGATAGTGTCAGCCGGCGGTGATCTCAGTCTGTTTAATCCTTAAACCATGACACGGGGCTAACATAGAATAATGTACATTCCGATAAAAAGTAGATAAATACAATATACggcatatgtatatatcatatatatacaaatatcgGAATCTCTTTATCTGACATATTGGCTTATAATAAAACAAGACAGATTTCCTCGAAGCTCAGTTCACGCATTTCATTTTCGCTGTTccattgaaattgatattgaatcaACTTTTGTCCACCTATTTGTGCTATTTTTATGCCTGATATTGAAGAAGTAACTCGTATTCGTGCAATCTACACTGGATCTTCTCTGTGATACTTTCCAAACGGTAAGACGATTGAAGTATGCTTATATTGAACATTCTGTAGAAATCAAACTTTATGTTAATTGAAGTGGGAGAAGGCCTTTTTTGCATTGGAGTATGGACCTTTCGAAAAAAAGGATAAGGGATTTAACTTAAAAGTTCAAAGAAATTCCTACTGTACGGTTTTAAATGGAAGGGAACGACGGAAAAATGGAAAGGATTATTTTTGTGCGCGTATTTTCGATAAGTATTAGATAAATAAAGGAGTAAACCTTCTGttggattgaattcaaatgataagaGAAAttaagaaaactaacttgttGCTAATAGTTATATCggaaatttaaacaaaaacacAACGAACAAATTTTCGTGAAAATCTATCCAATTAACCTACATAAGCTGAAAACAGTAGCTCGGTTCAAGGCCTAGTTCATGGATAATTAGGACAGCTATTCGCGCTTCGATCCAATGCGTGTTCATCATAGAGTTCTCTTGAATCGTATGTTTCCATCCTATAGAGACAGTCCTATTACAGTAATATGAGCTCCTCGAAGAAACGAGTTTGCGTCATCGGCGCTGGACCTTCTGGAATGAGTTTTCTGTGTCATTTGGAGAAACTTCGTCTTGAAGGAGTTGATGTACCCGATGTAGTTTGCATTGAGAAACAAAGTAACTGGGGTGGATTGTGGAACACTACCACTTGGAGAACAGGTCGGTGAATTATCTTTTCATATCCTCTAATGGTCGAACCCCTCATCAAGAGGAACCAATTCCATAATTTAATGGGTGTCTTCGTCCTTAATTAACGCTTACTTTATCGACAAACTTAAGTTCATAGTGTTGACATTCAAGAGCGGTATATCGAACCTTTTCCACAGTTTTCACAAATCCACAGTAGGATTTGACCTAAATTTGAACTTAAGTGAAATCAAACCATACAATATACAACTGGTTCCATGGTGAATGATTCAATCTGAGATAAATCATTGATTAAATGAACTGTCTGACTCGAAATATAATATCTATCCGTCTATTTCATCATACCTTCGACCAATGGAACTATGGCTTGATGATTATCCAGTTGAAAATCAACGAATTGCTCTTCATTTGTATCACGTTTCCACTCAGGTCTCGATGAGAACGGTGAAAATGTCCACAGTCCGATGTACAAACAGCTTGTTGCAAACAGCCCGAAAGAACTTTCGTTTGAATTCCACGATTATTCTTTTGAAGAACATTTCGGTAAACCAGTTCCATCATTTCTACCTAGGGACGCAATCTTTGACTATTTGAACGGTAAGGAAATCCAGTTTTACACCAACTTAGCATACCTATTAATTCTGGTTATTAATAATTTACTTCGTGAATTATACACGAGAAAATTCCGCTGGTAAAAATTACCGATAGGTTTGGATTTAATGAGAAAATCGGGACATTCGCATAATAGAAATTTTGAAGTGGCCGGGGCATATTGAGTTGAAAAGTTCCGCCAACTTTGTTGCGTATTTCCTTCTCACAAAAAAGTAATTTCCTATCAGTTTGTTGTTCAATATAATGTCTTTAATTGTAGGTCGATGGAACATGAAAAGCGTGCGTCGTTTCATTAAATTCGAAACGGTAGCTCACACAGTTACATACAATCCGAACTCAGATGATTTTACGGTTGTGATGAGAGATGTGTCCAATGATTTATTGTTACCCGTTCAAACATTTGATTTCGTCATCAACGCCACCGGTCATTTTTCATATCCAAATATACCTCATTACGAAGGATTCGAAACTTTTCCTGGTAAAGCTATACCATTGATTCCATGCttcaattatttcagttgTTTGAAGCGATTCCTGCTTAAAGATGGTTTCTATCGTCTTCATATTAGGTCGAATTCTGCATACTGTTGAAATGCGTGATATGACACACCTTAAAGACCAAAACGTCCTCATTGTCGGAGGCAATCTGTCGGCAGATGACACTTCTCTGCAGCTGCACAAGTACGGAGCGAGCAGTATCATCATTTCCTATCGTCATTACAAACAAGAACTGATAGTGCCTGAAAATATTACTACAAGACCTATTCTGACTAAAGTCGTCGGGAAAActgttcatttcaaagatggaaCAACCGCTGATGTAGGTGTTATGTCTAACTCTCTCCATGCGAGTTAGGTTTCTGCCAATCTAAATGTATTCAATATAgactaaattcattttcaggtcGACACGATTATTCTAGCAACTGGCTACAAACACCATTACCCTTATATGGATAATGATCTAAAATTGAAAAGCGCGAATCTGTTTTATCCTGATAATCTATACAAGGGAACTTTGTGGATGAAAAGTGCCAATAATAGGCTGTTCTATATCGGTGCTCAAGATCAGCTGTACTCATTTACGATGTTTGACGCCCAAGCTTTGTGGGCTCTACGAGTTATCATTGGCGACATCAAATTACCTACACGCGAAGCCATGCAAGCGGACATTAAACATTGGCGAGATAGGTAAATTTTCGGTGCATTTTCTAAGATTTGAGTGAATAAGTTTTGGATGATAATATGTTTCCTTGTATTGCAGAATGGAAGCGGAATTGTCACCGCCGAAGTGTACATTTTACAGCGTCCTTGAATTCCAAACGGAATATATACTCGACATTGCAGATGAAGCTAAATACGGCTATAATCTGGACGGCAGGGGAATTATGTTGAAATATCTACCACATTTTCTAGAAAAGCCATACACGGGCTCGAAAGACTACCAGGCTCGTAGCAATGTTACTGGGAAAATAGCACCTCCACATCACACTGATTTCTTACAGAACTTCGATCTATCGTTACAATCATACCTCAATTCTAGATAACACAATTATTAAGAAATAGTTGGAGTTACCCTTCTTTTCAATATGGATTACCTCGTTTCTATGTACAAGTACATTACGGTTAGAGAATATTTCTCGTACTGTACCAtggttgttattattatttagaataaatacaAACACATTATAGATCATATTCAGTTTATCAttgcattttttcatattacatGAGTTGTTATATTTTAGTGCGATGATATTTTGAGTAAATCACTGCGTGACCTGGAAATCCAATAGCACAACAAGAatgaatcgtaggcctaagtTGTAGATTTAGTTTATCAGGTGAAAACCAC from Tubulanus polymorphus chromosome 11, tnTubPoly1.2, whole genome shotgun sequence encodes:
- the LOC141913056 gene encoding uncharacterized protein LOC141913056 — its product is MSSSKKRVCVIGAGPSGMSFLCHLEKPRLEGVDVPDVVCIEKQSNWGGLWNTTTWRTGLDENGENVHSPMYKQLITNSPKEVSCEFHDYSFEEHFGKPVPSFVPRELMFDYLNGRWSMKNVRRFIKFETVAHTVTYNPNSDDFTVVMRDVSNDLLLPAQTFDFVINATGHFSYPNIPHYEGFETFPGRIIHTVEMRDMTHFKDQNVLIVGNSRSAVDTSLQLYKYGANSIIISYRHYKKDLILPENITTRPIRTKVVGKTVHFKDGTTADVDTIILATGYKHHYPYMDNDLKLKSANLYYPDNLYKGILWMKSANNRLFYIGAQDQMYTFTMFDAQALWALRVIIGDVKLPSREAMQADIKYWRDRMEAGLSPPNCTFYSILEFQTEYTLDVADEAKYGYNLDGRGIMLKYLPHLLEKPFTDSKDFQARSNVTGRIAPPHHTHFLQNFDLSLQRQSFCSIMSSSKKRVCVIGAGPSGMSFLCHLEKLRRLEGVDVPDVVCIEKQSNWGGLWNTTTWRTGLDENGENVHSPMYKQLITNIPKECTCEFHDYSFEGHFGKPVPSFVPRELMFDYLNGRWSMKNVRRFIKFETVAHTVTYNPNSDDFTVVMRDVSNDLLLRVQTFDFVINATGHYSYPNIPHYEGFETFPGRILHTVEMRDMTHFKGQNVLIIGGSASADDTSLQLHKYGANSIIISYRHYKQELIVPENITTKPILTKVIGKTVHFKDGTTADVDTIILATGYKHHYPYMDNDLKLKSANLFYPDNLYKGILWMKSANNRLFYIGAQDQMYTFTMFDAQALWALRVISGDVKLPSREAMQADIKHWRDRMEAELSPPKCSLYNVLEFQTEYILDVADEAKYGYNLDGREMLLKYLPHLLEKPYTDSKDFQARSIVTGKITPPHHTHFLQNFDLSLQSYLNSK
- the LOC141913320 gene encoding trimethylamine monooxygenase-like, encoding MSSSKKRVCVIGAGPSGMSFLCHLEKLRLEGVDVPDVVCIEKQSNWGGLWNTTTWRTGLDENGENVHSPMYKQLVANSPKELSFEFHDYSFEEHFGKPVPSFLPRDAIFDYLNGRWNMKSVRRFIKFETVAHTVTYNPNSDDFTVVMRDVSNDLLLPVQTFDFVINATGHFSYPNIPHYEGFETFPGRILHTVEMRDMTHLKDQNVLIVGGNLSADDTSLQLHKYGASSIIISYRHYKQELIVPENITTRPILTKVVGKTVHFKDGTTADVDTIILATGYKHHYPYMDNDLKLKSANLFYPDNLYKGTLWMKSANNRLFYIGAQDQLYSFTMFDAQALWALRVIIGDIKLPTREAMQADIKHWRDRMEAELSPPKCTFYSVLEFQTEYILDIADEAKYGYNLDGRGIMLKYLPHFLEKPYTGSKDYQARSNVTGKIAPPHHTDFLQNFDLSLQSYLNSR
- the LOC141912848 gene encoding trimethylamine monooxygenase-like, which codes for MSSSKKRVCVIGAGPSGMCFLCQLEKLRLEGVDVPDVVCIEKQSNWGGLWNSTTWRTGLDENGENVHSPMYKQLVANSPKELSFEFHDYSFEEHFGKPVPSFLPREVVFDYLNGRWNMKNVRRFIKFETVAHTVTYNPNSDDFTVVMRDVSIDLLLPAQTFDFVINATGHYSYPNIPHYEGFETFPGRILHTVEMRDMTHFKDQNVLIIGGNFSADDTSLQLYKYGAKDIIISYRHYKLELIVPENITTKPIPTKVVGKTVHFKDGTTADVDTIILATGYKHHYPYMDNDLKLKSANLFYPDNLYKGILWMKSANNRLFYIGAQDILYSFTMFDAQALWALRVIIGDVKLPSREAMQADIKHWRDRMEAELSPPKRSFYSILEFQTEYTLDVADEAKYGYNLDGREMMLEYLPHFLEKPYTGSKDFQARSIVTGKIAPLHHTDFLQNYDLSLQSYLNSK